The following coding sequences are from one Macaca mulatta isolate MMU2019108-1 chromosome 7, T2T-MMU8v2.0, whole genome shotgun sequence window:
- the CIMAP1C gene encoding protein CIMAP1C: protein MKPPKGTRSSVYFAQQREKEPLPSRQEVKQTPVIMAMIKGPGPAKYLRPSCTGYIDHDISMFKAPAYTLHSRHSEKRNVGHSSPGPCYLLDPKVTRFGMSSCPQVPMEERISNLRLNPTLASCQYYLEKIHPPGERRAPQYTFGYRRPYRVMDPNPAPNQYQMPLLLGPNTPVSRAAPSYSLASRDKNWFYKEDVAGGPGPTRYARPEPSTYQNRSPTYSMAKRFAYPLDLTPRPGPGSHEVQQVTVHKPHIPAFTMGIKHSLHLCPLVIDVRD, encoded by the exons atgAAACCGCCCAAGGGGACCAGGAGCTCTGTGTACTTTGCACAGCAGCGAGAAAAGGAGCCATTGCCCTCACGGCAGGAGGTCAAGCAGACCCCTGTCATCATGGCCATGATAAAAG GTCCGGGGCCCGCCAAGTACCTCCGGCCATCCTGCACGGGTTACATAGATCATGACATCTCCATGTTCAAGGCACCAGCTTATACCCTGCATAGCCGGCACTCAGAGAAGC GGAACGTGggccacagcagccctgggccttGCTATCTCTTGGATCCCAAAGTAACTCGGTTTGGAATGTCCAGCTGCCCGCAGGTCCCCATGGAGGAGCGCATCTCCAACCTGC GCCTGAACCCCACCCTCGCATCCTGCCAGTACTACTTGGAGAAGATCCACCCACCGGGGGAACGTAGGGCTCCCCAGTACACGTTTGGCTACCGGCGCCCATACAGAGTAATGGACCCCAACCCAGCCCCCAACCAGTACCAGATGCCACTCTTGCTGGGGCCCAACACCCCTGTCAGCCGAGCTGCTCCCAGCTACAGTCTGGCCTCCAGGGACAAGAACTGGTTCTATAAGGAGGATGTGGCAGGAGGCCCTGGACCTACCAGGTACGCCCGACCTGAGCCATCCACCTATCAGAACCGCAGCCCCACCTACAGCATGGCCAAGCGCTTTGCCTACCCTCTGGACCTCACACCACGGCCTGGCCCTGGCTCCCACGAGGTCCAGCAGGTCACTGTGCACAAGCCCCACATCCCTGCTTTCACCATGGGCATCAAGCACTCACTCCACCTGTGCCCACTGGTCATCGATGTTCGTGACTGA